One window from the genome of Salvia splendens isolate huo1 chromosome 9, SspV2, whole genome shotgun sequence encodes:
- the LOC121746845 gene encoding pyruvate dehydrogenase E1 component subunit alpha-3, chloroplastic-like, giving the protein MACSATAKIIHNPLVLSSSRSAEKYESCCKISGPSSLLGSKFLGKKLLSAKSAISLASRRSGAVVAVSSDVVKEKKVKSGSSAASNLLITKEEGLVLYEDMYLGRAFEDMCAQMYYRGKMFGFVHLYNGQEAVSTGFIKLLKQEDCVVSTYRDHVHSLSKGVPARQVMSELFGKTTGCCRGQGGSMHMFSKEHNVLGGFAFIGEGIPVATGAAFTSKYKREVLKEDCDEVTLAFFGDGTCNNGQFFECLNMAALWKLPIVFVVENNLWAIGMSHLRSTSDPQIWKKGPAFGMPGVHVDGMDVLKVREVAQEAIGRARRGEGPTLVECETYRFRGHSLADPDELRDPAEKARYATRDPITALKKYLFENNLANEAELKAVDKKIDEIIEDSVEFADASPVPARNQLLENVFADPRGFGIGPDGKYRCEDPKFTEGTAQV; this is encoded by the exons ATGGCGTGTTCAGCTACGGCCAAAATCATTCACAATCCTCTGGTGCTCAGCTCCTCCAGATCTGCTGAAAAGTATGAATCTTGCTGCAAAATATCTGGACCTTCGTCGTTGCTCGGCTCCAAATTTCTCGGGAAGAAGTTGCTCTCTGCTAAATCCGCGATTTCGCTTGCTAGCCGTCGATCTGGCGCCGTCGTGGCTGTTTCCTCCGATGTTGTTAAGGAGAAGAAGGTCAAGTCCGGCTCATCCGCCGCCTCGAATCTG CTAATCACAAAGGAAGAAGGATTAGTACTGTATGAGGACATGTACCTGGGAAGAGCGTTCGAAGATATGTGTGCCCAGATGTACTACAGAGGCAAAATGTTTGGTTTTGTCCACTTGTACAACGGTCAGGAGGCTGTGTCGACTGGCTTTATCAAGCTCTTGAAGCAGGAAGATTGTGTGGTCAGTACTTACCGTGACCACGTTCATTCATTGAGCAAAGGTGTGCCCGCCCGCCAGGTCATGAGCGAGCTCTTTGGCAAGACCACTGGTTGCTGCAGGGGGCAGGGTGGATCAATGCACATGTTCTCCAAGGAGCACAACGTTCTCGGTGGATTTGCTTTCATCGGTGAAGGAATTCCTGTTGCAACAGGGGCTGCCTTTACTAGCAAGTACAAGAGAGAAGTCCTGAAGGAAGATTGTGATGAGGTGACTTTGGCATTTTTTGGGGATGGGACTTGCAACAACGGCCAGTTCTTTGAGTGCTTGAACATGGCTGCATTGTGGAAGCTTCCAATTGTGTTTGTTGTTGAGAACAACTTGTGGGCTATTGGGATGTCCCATTTGAGGTCCACTTCGGATCCTCAGATTTGGAAGAAAGGTCCGGCATTTGGGATGCCTGGTGTTCATGTTGATGGTATGGATGTTTTGAAGGTGAGGGAGGTTGCACAGGAGGCTATTGGTAGAGCTAGAAGAGGTGAAGGTCCTACTTTGGTTGAGTGCGAGACCTACAGGTTCAGAGGACACTCTTTGGCTGATCCCGATGAGCTACGTGACCCTG CTGAGAAGGCTCGTTATGCCACAAGAGATCCCATCACTGCTTTGAAGAAGTATCTGTTCGAAAACAACTTGGCAAACGAAGCAGAGCTGAAAGCCGTCGACAAGAAGATTGATGAAATCATCGAAGACTCTGTTGAGTTTGCTGACGCGAGCCCAGTTCCTGCGCGCAATCAGCTGCTGGAGAACGTGTTTGCTGATCCGAGGGGATTTGGGATCGGACCTGATGGCAAGTACAGATGTGAGGACCCTAAATTTACTGAAGGAACTGCTCAGGTCTAG
- the LOC121748873 gene encoding uncharacterized protein LOC121748873 isoform X1, producing MALATHPMKCQGNLPSEFVRGSCGTFASVPSSWNRGSKLKHCVPALGAVERKDRFILLKCRSCSSIGASLARGPKSKPFKVSAFKDYQFEDSNNGSANSSKYLKDAVEVSYLKHKSEESSVESSKAQSDVPAVQATTRSLAIQNLFKS from the exons ATGGCATTGGCAACTCATCCAATGAAG tgCCAAGGCAATCTTCCCAGTGAATTTGTTCGGGGATCTTGTGGCACTTTTGCCTCCGTGCCTTCATCGTGGAACAGAGGGAGCAAGTTAAAGCATTGTGTACCAGCACTCGGTGCTGTTGAGAGAAAAGATAGGTTTATATTGTTGAAATGCAGGTCATGTTCAAG TATAGGAGCTTCTCTTGCCCGTGGACCAAAGTCAAAACCATTTAAAGTATCAGCATTCAAAGACTACCAGTTTGAGGATTCTAACAATGGCAGTGCTAATAGCTCTAAGTATCTTAAGGATGCTGTTGAAGTTTCCTATTTGAAACATAAGAGTGAAGAATCCTCTGTGGAATCTTCAAAGGCACAAAGTGATGTTCCTGCTGTTCAAGCAACAACCAGATCACTGGCTATTCAGAATTTATTCAAGAGTTAG
- the LOC121748873 gene encoding uncharacterized protein LOC121748873 isoform X2 yields the protein MPYMFCQGNLPSEFVRGSCGTFASVPSSWNRGSKLKHCVPALGAVERKDRFILLKCRSCSSIGASLARGPKSKPFKVSAFKDYQFEDSNNGSANSSKYLKDAVEVSYLKHKSEESSVESSKAQSDVPAVQATTRSLAIQNLFKS from the exons ATGCCATATATGTTT tgCCAAGGCAATCTTCCCAGTGAATTTGTTCGGGGATCTTGTGGCACTTTTGCCTCCGTGCCTTCATCGTGGAACAGAGGGAGCAAGTTAAAGCATTGTGTACCAGCACTCGGTGCTGTTGAGAGAAAAGATAGGTTTATATTGTTGAAATGCAGGTCATGTTCAAG TATAGGAGCTTCTCTTGCCCGTGGACCAAAGTCAAAACCATTTAAAGTATCAGCATTCAAAGACTACCAGTTTGAGGATTCTAACAATGGCAGTGCTAATAGCTCTAAGTATCTTAAGGATGCTGTTGAAGTTTCCTATTTGAAACATAAGAGTGAAGAATCCTCTGTGGAATCTTCAAAGGCACAAAGTGATGTTCCTGCTGTTCAAGCAACAACCAGATCACTGGCTATTCAGAATTTATTCAAGAGTTAG